A genomic window from Lotus japonicus ecotype B-129 chromosome 1, LjGifu_v1.2 includes:
- the LOC130730099 gene encoding mitochondrial fission 1 protein A, which translates to MDAKIGSLFESIGNFFSGGDQIPWCDRDVIAGCEREVAEASNGESEERKHESIMRLSWALVHSREKEDVQRGIAMLETSLGNDKSPLQQREKLYLLAVGYYRSNDYGRSRELLEQCLEIAPDWRQARSLKKAVEDRIAKDGVIGIGITATAVGLIVGGIAAALARKN; encoded by the exons ATGGATGCCAAGATCGGAAGTCTCTTCGAGTCCATCGGAAACTTCTTCTCCGGCGGCGATCAGATCCCTTGGTGCGACCGCGATGTCATCGCT GGATGTGAGAGAGAAGTTGCAGAGGCTTCTAATGGTGAGTCTGAGGAGCGGAAGCATGAGAGCATAATGAGGTTGTCATGGGCACTTGTTCATTCAAGGGAAAAGGAAGATGTTCAGCGCGGGATCGCCATGCTTGAGA CTTCACTGGGCAATGATAAAAGTCCTTTGCAACAACGTGAGAAGCTTTATCTTCTGGCTGTTGGATACTACAGGAGTAATGATTATGGTAGGAGTCGGGAGCTTCTGGAGCAATGTTTAGAG ATTGCACCTGATTGGAGGCAGGCACGGTCCCTCAAGAAAGCAGTTGAAGATCGGATTGCTAAAG ATGGTGTTATAGGAATTGGCATCACTGCAACAGCAGTGGGACTAATAGTTGGCGGCATTGCTGCAGCATTGGCCCGGAAGAATTGA